The following proteins are co-located in the Desulfatitalea tepidiphila genome:
- a CDS encoding DUF4442 domain-containing protein: MNPKLFKLLINVYPPYLGTGIVLTHVADDYSRITIRMKERFYNRNYVGTHFGGSLYAMTDPFYMLMLIQILGPKYVVWDKASSIKFVKPGKGTVTAEFHVDQALVEKIKRETADGRVFLPELTVPIKNEQGDIVAMVVKTLYIRKKDNL, encoded by the coding sequence ATGAATCCGAAACTGTTCAAGCTTCTGATCAACGTCTATCCACCCTACCTGGGCACGGGCATCGTCCTCACGCACGTGGCCGACGACTACTCGCGTATCACGATCCGGATGAAAGAGCGCTTCTACAACCGCAACTACGTGGGCACCCATTTCGGCGGATCGCTGTATGCCATGACCGACCCATTCTACATGCTGATGCTGATCCAGATCCTCGGACCGAAGTACGTCGTGTGGGACAAAGCGTCCAGCATCAAGTTCGTCAAACCCGGAAAGGGGACCGTCACGGCCGAATTCCATGTGGACCAGGCGCTCGTTGAGAAAATCAAAAGAGAGACCGCAGACGGCCGGGTCTTCTTGCCCGAGTTGACGGTACCCATCAAGAACGAACAGGGCGACATCGTGGCCATGGTGGTCAAGACGCTCTACATCCGCAAAAAAGACAACCTTTGA
- a CDS encoding nuclear transport factor 2 family protein has product MIEDTMKAWHHVVTSKDEAALDAILADEVVFHSPVVHTPQAGKPITKLYLTAAMHVLNNGTFKYLREIVSGNHAVLEFLTEIDGIVVNGVDMITWGADGRIIDFKVMLRPLKAINLIHRMMGEMLQKLK; this is encoded by the coding sequence ATGATCGAAGATACGATGAAAGCCTGGCACCATGTTGTCACTTCCAAGGATGAAGCCGCTTTGGACGCCATTCTGGCCGATGAAGTGGTGTTTCACTCACCGGTCGTGCATACGCCGCAAGCGGGCAAACCGATCACCAAACTCTACCTGACCGCTGCCATGCACGTGCTCAATAACGGGACTTTCAAATACTTGCGCGAGATCGTATCGGGGAACCATGCCGTCCTCGAATTTTTGACCGAGATCGACGGCATCGTCGTCAACGGTGTGGACATGATCACCTGGGGGGCGGACGGCAGGATCATCGACTTCAAGGTCATGCTCCGACCGCTCAAGGCGATCAACCTGATTCATCGCATGATGGGGGAAATGCTACAAAAACTGAAATAA
- a CDS encoding NAD(P)H-dependent oxidoreductase translates to MKVLALNSSPRGEGQSKTEIMLSHLVQGMTDAGAEVEIINLRDKKINTCSGCFQCWTKTPGVCIHKDDMSGELFDKYRQADLVVFATPLYHYAVNAALKAFIERTLPMNEPYFVTLPSGRTTHPERYPHPKAVVLSVAGFHDEEAFGPLSAWAKYLFGKRLVAEIYRPGAEAMAASLGGSRAQRILAATVEAGREIVTNGRISEATMQQIHEQSVKDLGIWTTVANLVWKTCIAEGVTMKKFVERGMVPRPDSIESFMLIMGMAFNRDAARDTRAVIQFLFSGEVEGACHFDIDNGTIIPSAGRADRPTLTIETPFAVWMDIVTGKADGQNLFMSQKYKVDGDMELLMRFDRLFGR, encoded by the coding sequence ATGAAAGTGCTTGCGCTCAACTCCAGCCCGCGCGGCGAAGGTCAGAGCAAAACCGAAATCATGTTGTCCCACCTGGTACAGGGCATGACCGATGCCGGCGCCGAGGTCGAAATCATCAACCTGCGCGACAAAAAAATCAACACCTGCAGCGGCTGTTTCCAATGCTGGACCAAGACCCCTGGCGTCTGCATCCATAAGGACGACATGAGCGGCGAGCTGTTCGACAAATACCGTCAGGCCGATCTGGTCGTCTTTGCCACCCCTCTCTACCATTATGCGGTCAATGCCGCTCTGAAGGCCTTCATCGAGCGCACCCTGCCCATGAACGAACCCTATTTTGTCACCCTGCCCAGCGGCCGCACCACCCACCCGGAGCGCTATCCCCATCCTAAGGCCGTGGTGCTGTCGGTGGCCGGCTTTCATGACGAGGAGGCCTTCGGTCCGCTCTCCGCATGGGCCAAATACCTCTTCGGCAAGCGCCTGGTGGCCGAGATTTACCGCCCCGGTGCCGAAGCCATGGCCGCATCATTGGGCGGCAGTCGCGCCCAGCGGATTCTGGCGGCGACCGTCGAAGCGGGCAGGGAGATCGTGACGAACGGACGCATATCCGAAGCGACCATGCAACAGATCCATGAGCAGAGCGTCAAGGATCTCGGCATCTGGACCACCGTGGCCAACTTGGTGTGGAAGACCTGCATCGCCGAGGGCGTGACCATGAAAAAATTCGTGGAGCGTGGCATGGTGCCGCGGCCCGACTCCATCGAGAGCTTCATGCTGATCATGGGCATGGCGTTCAATCGCGACGCGGCCAGGGATACCCGGGCCGTGATTCAGTTCCTTTTTTCGGGCGAGGTCGAGGGGGCATGCCATTTTGATATCGACAACGGCACGATCATTCCCTCGGCCGGCCGGGCCGATCGTCCCACGCTGACCATCGAAACGCCCTTCGCCGTCTGGATGGACATCGTCACCGGCAAGGCCGACGGGCAGAATCTGTTCATGTCCCAGAAGTACAAGGTCGACGGCGATATGGAGCTGTTGATGCGCTTTGACCGGCTGTTCGGCCGATAA